In Sulfuriferula plumbiphila, the genomic window CAATGCAGGAATGCTTGGCACCTCCTGCCCCACTGCGTAGAGATACCACCGCGCACCCATGTCTACCCGCGCCCAGAAGGCCGTCAGCTGATCCCACGACATCAGGCTGAACAACATCCCGTTTAGTTTGGATTCGAACTCGGTCATGACTGGCACAGCCAATATGGATTAGCGCGCGACCTGACGCTCGCGGAATTCATCGAGCGTTTTACAATCAATACACAAGGTTGCGGTCGGGCGTGCTTCCAGGCGCTTCAAACCAATCTCCACACCGCAGCCTTCGCAATAGCCGTAATCGCCATTGTCAATCTTGGCGATGGTCTCGTCGATCTTCTTGATCAGCTTGCGTTCACGGTCACGATTGCGCAATTCCAGCGCCATGTCGGACTCCTGGCTGGCACGATCGTTGGGGTCGGCAAACAACGTGGCATCTTCCTGCATGGCATGAATGGTGCCATCAATATCCTCAGACAGTTCGCCTTTCCAGCCTTCCAGGATTTTGCGAAAATGCCCGAGCTGTTTGGCACTCATGTACTCCTCCCCTTTTTTTGGCACATAAGGAGTGAATTTGGTGAATTCTGTCGCCATAATAGTTACCGCTTCCGAATACTGAAAAAAAGACAAGCCGCTTTAATAGCAGAAATAACCCCGTAGAGCAACAAACTTCATATAAGGGCCAGCCCATGGAATTGCAAGCATTACTGTTTGACGTAGACGGCACGCTCGCCGACACCGAGCGCGACGGCCACCGCGTGGCGTTTAACGCCGCGTTCCGCGAATATGGTCTGGACTGGGACTGGGACGTGGCATTGTACGGAAAATTACTGGCCGTCACCGGCGGTAAGGAACGCATGCAATACTACGTTGAACACTTCCGCACTGATTATGTTCAGCCGGCTGATTTTGCCGACCTGGTCGCCGAACTGCATCGCGCCAAAACACGTCACTACACCGAGATGCTCGGCCTTGGCGAAATTCCCATGCGCCGCGGCGTCAAACGCCTGTTGCACGAGGCGCGCGCAGCCGGACTGCGGCTCGCCATCGCCACCACCACCACACCGGAAAACGTCACCGCACTGCTGCGCCACAGCCTGGCAGAAGACGCCTGCGACTGGTTTGAGGTCATCGCAGCGGGCGATATCGTGCCTGCCAAAAAACCCGCACCCGATATTTATGTGTGGGCGCTACAGCAAATGAAACTGCCACCCGAGGCCTGCTTCGCATTCGAGGATTCGGAGAACGGCATACGCGCAAGCAGGGGCGCCGGCTTAAAAACCCTGGTGACGACCAACGACTACACTCACGGTCATGACTTTAGCGGCGCCACTGCGGTGCTCTCTGACATGGGCGAACCTGGCAGCGCACCGCTGGTGATTCAAGGCAGCCTGCACGGCCAGTCGTGCGTCAATCTGGCAGCAGTGCGCGCCTGGCACGCAGGGCAGGCGAATTAAGGGCGGTGGGTTTCCAGCGCTTGCAGGGTGTTTTGCAGCAACATTGCCACCGTCATTGGCCCCACGCCACCCGGCACCGGGGTAATCCACGCCGCACGCTCCGCAGCCGCTGCGTATTCCACATCACCGCACAGACTGCCGTCGGCCAGGCGATTGATCCCCACATCCACCACCGTCGCGCCGGGCTTGATCCACTCGCCCTTGACCAGACCCGGCTTGCCCACCGCCACCACCACGATGTCAGCCTGGTGCACAAAGCCGGCCAGATCACGGGTAAAACGGTGACAGGTGGTGACGGTGCAGCCAGCCAGCAGCAATTCCAGACCCATCGGGCGTCCTACATGGTTGGACGACCCTACCACCACTGCGTGCAACCCCTTCAGGTCGGCACGTACCGAGCGTAGCAGCACCATCACACCGTACGGGGTGCATGAGCGCAGCGTAGGCATGCGCACTGCCAGCCGGCCAATATTGTAGGGGTGGAAGCCGTCCACATCCTTGTCGGGATGGGTACGCTCGATGACGGTTTCCGGATCGATATGCGGCGGCAGCGGCAGTTGCACCAGAATACCGTCTACCGTTGCGTCAGCGTTGAGTTCGTCAATCAGTGCCAGCAATGCTTTCTGACTGGTATCCGCCGGCAGATCATGGGAAATGGAACGCACCCCTGCCTTGGCACACGCATTGCGCTTGTTACGGACATAAATGGCCGAGGCCGGATCGCCGCCCACCAGAATGACCGCCAGCGTGGGGGCCGATTTACCTGCAGCGACGCGCCCGGCAATGCGCTTTTGCACGTCGGCAATAATGCGTTCGGACAGGCTTTTTCCATCAAGAATTTGTGCGGGCATGGTAATCCGGGTGGAGTATTAAAGCCGCAATCATCGCATTTTTCACGCCCCAGACTCAAGATGTGGATTGACCATATACGCCGGCACGGGTATAGTCTCGACCTCTCGGGGTGTAGCGTAGTCTGGTAGCGCGCCTGGTTTGGGACCAGGATGTCGGGAGTTCAAATCTCTCCACCCCGACCACGTTTTTTGCCCGGCTAGCCGGTGCCTTGGCCGGTTCGTGAGCTGCCCGTAGCTCAACCGGATAGAGCACCAGCCTTCTAAGCTGGGGGTTACAGGTTCGATTCCTGTCGGGCAGGCCAGTTTTCAGCGGTGGATGTAGCTCAGTTGGTAGAGTCCCGGATTGTGATTCCGGTTGTCGTGGGTTCGAGCCCCATCATCCACCCCAACCATTCATTTATAAATCAAATAGATAGCTGCTACGCACCAGCCAACCCACCCTCACTTACTACACATTCAGCATATCTCAATGTGCCAGAATTGTGCCAGATTCTTGTTCATGTATCCTATATTGTTGTGGCATTCACTGTGCCAGCGCTGTGCCAATCACGCTTTATTCTCTGTAGCAGCTCGCCAATGCTTCCTCTCGAAGCGCAACCATCTTTAAAGCATAAAGCCGATGAAGGACGCATTCGGCAGCGCATCGCGCAGGTTGCGCGCCAGGCCGTCAATCAGGTCGTATTGGCTGCGGTGGGCTTCGTCGGCAATTACCACGATGTTCCGCCGTGGCGACAGTGCGGGCATCTGCTCGCCCTTGTCCGGCATGAATTTCTGGATGGTAGTGAAGACCACGCCGCCGCTGGCCACTTGCAGCAGTTCGCGCAACCGCTCGCGGCTCTCGGCCTGTACCGGCATCTGGCGCAGCAGTTCGATCACCGCCAACGGCAAGCCGTTGACGAAAACCACGATGTCAGGCCGTCGATTATTCTGGCCTTCGATCACCGTGAACTGGTTCACCGCCAGCCAGTCGTTGCCCGTGGCGTTATCGAAATCCACCAGCCGCGCATGATCGCCCGCGATGCTGCCATCTGCGCGCGGGTATTCCACCGGCACCCCGTCGCGCAGCATGGCGTGGAAGGTGTGGTTGGTTTGATTCAGCGAAGGCGTGCCGACGCGCAGCACCTTGCGCAGCGCATCCTCGCGCGCCTCTTCCGGGATGGCCGGATTCAAGCGCCGGATGGCCTCGCGCAACCGCCCCGCCAGCACTACATCGCCAAACGAGTCCCGCTCCGCCGCCGGTTCGCCGGGGGCCATGAGTGGGCCGTGGCCGATGGCATAGCCCAGTTCCCCGAACCAGCTCAGGGCGGCGTCTTCTACGATGGATTCGTTGAGGCTCATCGTCCCAGCAAGTTAAAAAGCGGTTCGTTGATATAAAAATTCGTTCGCCCGAGCTTCGTCTTGCGCACCAATCCGGCTGCCTCCAACGCCCCCAGATATTTGGTCGCCGTGGGCCGCGACACGCCAAGGTCGCGCTCGATGAACTCGATCTTGGTGTAGGGATGGCGGAAGAGATTATTCAGCAAATCCTGGCTGTAAAGTTTGGGCAAATCGTTCCGTAACCGCTGTTTCGTCAGCTGCATGAGATCGCGGATGCCGCGTACTTTGGTGAGCGTCTCGCGCGAGGTTTCCTCCACCGCATTGAGCATGTAGAACACCCATGCCTCCCAGGCATCCTCCTCCCGCACCGCCTGCAAACCACGGTAGTAATCCGGCTTGTGTCTCACGATATAACGGCTGAGGTAAAGCACCGGCAAGTCGAGCAAACCGTGTAATACCAGGTACAGCAGGTTGAGAATCCGTCCGGTACGCCCGTTGCCGTCGTAAAACGGGTGGATGCTCTCGAACTGGTAATGCAGCACCGTCATCCGCACCAGCGGATCCGGGTCGCCCGGTTCGTCACGATGGAAGTGTTCAAGGAAATTCGCCATCAGCCGTTCGATCTCCGCTGGATCTTGCGGCGGTTGATAAACGACCTCTCCGGCCTGCTGGTTCTTAAGCACGGTTCCCGGAAGCCTGCGCAGCCCAGCCCGGTTTTGCTCCAGTGCCGCCTGAATCTCAAGCACATCGTCCAGCCGCAGAAATCTTTGCTGCCGCACATGGGCAAGCCCGATCTTCAGGGCAGCGGCGTAATGGTGAACTTCCTTCGCTGCGGCGTTCGGAAATTTCCCCGAGATTACATCGCCCTGAAATAGCTGATCCTCTGTGGTGATAATGTCCTCGATCGCCGATGAATCCTTCGCCTCCTGCAATGCCAGGGTATCTATCAGGATCGACTCGTTGGGAATCGTCGCCGCCGCTCCTTTCAACTCTGCCAGAGCGCGATGCGCACGCGCCGCCAAGCGCAGCACGGCGGGCGTCTCCAGTTCAATGGTGTCAGGCACCGGCAAGGGCTTGAGACGAATAGGCATAGGTTAAAAAACACTCGTTATTTTGACACGATCCAAAAACGCGCAAAGAATATAGCACTTTTCTTTATATGTTGTGGAAATGTGTAAAGCGTCAATCCATTCATAAACAAACCATATTCGGCCCGCGGCCAATGGCATAGCCCAGCTCCCCGAACCAGGTCAGGGCAGCGCCTTTCAAGATGGATTCTTTGATCTGGCTCATTCCGGTTTGCGTTTAAATAAACAACTTATTGAAAATAAATGAGTTAGATGGCATTGGCAGCGCTCGCGCCGGTTTGCTTTTAAATAAGCATCAGGCCCAAAACGGCACATAGCTACGGTAACGTGTGCCCTTCAAACGCTACTGTGATCACGCCGCCAGCTCATCCCACACCTCTTGCCGCGTCGCCTCACTATCGCTTGCGATTCATACATTGGCAGGGAGTTGCTGGTAGACATGTTCGATGGCGATCTGCCCGTGCAAGTTGTAGGGCGCCATGATTTTCGCTTGTTGATCGACACGACGGTTTTCAATAAGGCGGTTTGCCAGTACCACGAGAAGCCCAATCAGCCGTGGCACCATGCCTTGTATTATGCACATCGCGCCGGCTGGTTGGCATGGATCGATGTGAACGGGGCGGTTATGATTTTATTTCTAGATTTCGACGACGTACTGCTACACACATAGCCAGCGATCTTGGGAAGATGCGATCAGCGCAACACCATCCATTTGTCGCGCCCTGATGTTTTGTGGTAATTGGCCCGCGCGCGCTTTGAGCACGCCCTGAGGCTGGAAACAGCGCTCGCGTCTTTACCAGCATAGACATAAAGATGCTGAAATTGTAACAATTCAGTGGGGCGCATCACTGGACAACATGTAAATCCTGAAATAAAACAACACCAATTTGCCACATAGCGAGGGCAGGGAAACGGCGTCTCCTTTCGAAGTGTGGAGAGCGAAATCCCCGAAGACATGGCGCCCGCCAGCGTGGGTGCCGCCAACACACACAAGGCAAGCCAGGCAAGCAGCACACGTAGAATTCATCTACTTCTTTGAAAACACGAGTGCAAGTTACTATTAACAATGCATGAAACATGCCACGCAAGAATTTTGTCCACATATTGTTATCTAAGGTACCCAGTGGCTTGCTCAATCCCTAAATACGAGACATAGAGCGCTTTCGTGACAATGTTCCATTACCGGGACAATTTGTCCCGCACATGTCGCCAAGTTCGGTATATTACATAGAGAGCCAAGGGCGGTACTTCACTATGCTTAAAGACCAATACCTCCGTCTAAGCGATCTATAACGATTTGGTGCGGTTATTGCTAATAAACTAAGGATTAAAGCCATGGAAAGGCAAGACATCTTGGAACATGTCCGTCTTGTGAACGCCGTTGTCGGTTTGGACGGGGTGATGGAACCGGTGGAGGTGGGGTCGGCTATCGCACGGTCATGGAATCGATGTGTACACGATTTCGGTCTGGATCCGGTGAGAAACGAACCTGTCGTCATACTGGAAGGTCGCGAGCTCAAGGATCGTCAGGCTCCCCTGACACGCTTGCGCGCCATCGCCCAAGGCGAGATGGCCACCCTCTACCAACAATTGGCAGGCTCTGGTTTCTCCGTACTACTCACTGATACAGAAGGAGTGGTACTGGATTATCTGGGCGACCCTACTTTTACCGACTCGGCTGCCCAATATGGCATGGTAGAAGGCGCTCTGTGGAGCGAACGAAATCAGGGTACCAACGGAATGGGTACGTGTGCTATAGAACAGCGTCCAATTTTGATTCATCACAATGAGCATTTCCTATCCCGTAACGTTGGACTGACCTGTTCAGCTGCACCCATTTTTAACCATGAAGGTAATCTGCTCGCCGTACTGGATGCATCAAGTTTTTCCCACTTGGCGCAG contains:
- the dksA gene encoding RNA polymerase-binding protein DksA is translated as MATEFTKFTPYVPKKGEEYMSAKQLGHFRKILEGWKGELSEDIDGTIHAMQEDATLFADPNDRASQESDMALELRNRDRERKLIKKIDETIAKIDNGDYGYCEGCGVEIGLKRLEARPTATLCIDCKTLDEFRERQVAR
- a CDS encoding HAD family hydrolase — encoded protein: MELQALLFDVDGTLADTERDGHRVAFNAAFREYGLDWDWDVALYGKLLAVTGGKERMQYYVEHFRTDYVQPADFADLVAELHRAKTRHYTEMLGLGEIPMRRGVKRLLHEARAAGLRLAIATTTTPENVTALLRHSLAEDACDWFEVIAAGDIVPAKKPAPDIYVWALQQMKLPPEACFAFEDSENGIRASRGAGLKTLVTTNDYTHGHDFSGATAVLSDMGEPGSAPLVIQGSLHGQSCVNLAAVRAWHAGQAN
- the folD gene encoding bifunctional methylenetetrahydrofolate dehydrogenase/methenyltetrahydrofolate cyclohydrolase FolD, translating into MPAQILDGKSLSERIIADVQKRIAGRVAAGKSAPTLAVILVGGDPASAIYVRNKRNACAKAGVRSISHDLPADTSQKALLALIDELNADATVDGILVQLPLPPHIDPETVIERTHPDKDVDGFHPYNIGRLAVRMPTLRSCTPYGVMVLLRSVRADLKGLHAVVVGSSNHVGRPMGLELLLAGCTVTTCHRFTRDLAGFVHQADIVVVAVGKPGLVKGEWIKPGATVVDVGINRLADGSLCGDVEYAAAAERAAWITPVPGGVGPMTVAMLLQNTLQALETHRP
- a CDS encoding type I restriction endonuclease; translation: MSLNESIVEDAALSWFGELGYAIGHGPLMAPGEPAAERDSFGDVVLAGRLREAIRRLNPAIPEEAREDALRKVLRVGTPSLNQTNHTFHAMLRDGVPVEYPRADGSIAGDHARLVDFDNATGNDWLAVNQFTVIEGQNNRRPDIVVFVNGLPLAVIELLRQMPVQAESRERLRELLQVASGGVVFTTIQKFMPDKGEQMPALSPRRNIVVIADEAHRSQYDLIDGLARNLRDALPNASFIGFML
- a CDS encoding Fic family protein, translated to MPIRLKPLPVPDTIELETPAVLRLAARAHRALAELKGAAATIPNESILIDTLALQEAKDSSAIEDIITTEDQLFQGDVISGKFPNAAAKEVHHYAAALKIGLAHVRQQRFLRLDDVLEIQAALEQNRAGLRRLPGTVLKNQQAGEVVYQPPQDPAEIERLMANFLEHFHRDEPGDPDPLVRMTVLHYQFESIHPFYDGNGRTGRILNLLYLVLHGLLDLPVLYLSRYIVRHKPDYYRGLQAVREEDAWEAWVFYMLNAVEETSRETLTKVRGIRDLMQLTKQRLRNDLPKLYSQDLLNNLFRHPYTKIEFIERDLGVSRPTATKYLGALEAAGLVRKTKLGRTNFYINEPLFNLLGR